Part of the Nicotiana sylvestris chromosome 5, ASM39365v2, whole genome shotgun sequence genome is shown below.
GCCTCCTGGGTAAATGCAGGTGCTGGCGGAATACGGTCAGCTCGGTGCTCCTCCCAAATAAGGACCTGCTGCTCTAGAcatcccatatatatatcgtCCAGCCTGGCACGGTCATACCGCTAATAGTGTATAGCCACCCATCCAGGATCCCTCGGTATAGGCTGGGGACGGTGAAACTGGCGAAGCacacgctctgtggcatgatactcaaccatatcgaagaagatcatcgggacggaggtgctccaaagcagttcgatcgactgagcaataaaagggcagctgagctaccaactcgtcgttgtatggcgtccagatgaactgccaaataataacataaaagtgagtatgtgCAACACAACTCAATTTAAACAAGTAAGTGTAGGTACATATCTACCTGTCCGTCCACCAGCATATCTAGCACATCCCTGATaaaggggagattatgatgagcatcggtccctcggtagttcccacgccggagaatccacctagaagctagagggagaaacggataAGCCTCACTAGGCGCAAGTgctggtagaggtggctgcaacgtcatgatccgctgccaggcccaaacctaagataaaaggttgatgtaaaacttgtgagtcatttcgaccatatagaattcggagaaatgaacagagtattcgaaaatgttgtcacctgtaggaggGGAAGAAAACCACATATCTCCACCGCTAGGCCCATGCTCGCCCGACACATGCTCCTATACAGGTATGCGAGAATAGAAGCACCCCAACTGTACTAGAGTAAACCATCCAACTCCTGAAGATGATGGAgaaagcgcatactcactttactccccgaagtgttcgggaacaagacacaccCGAAAAGCAGGAGCAGCGCCAACCGCGTGTACCTCTCAATATGGAGATCCTCCGTCTCGCCGGTAATGTCTGGGTGCAAAAACGCCATATGATCTCTGATGGCTGACAAAGCAACGCGACTGCCCCCAGCGTCACCCTGAGGTCTATAACCAGTAAAATGCATCATCATATCCAAAAATTGTGCACGCGCCATGGATCTAATGTATTGGGGCAGTGCTACGGCCAGTCCATCTACGCGCAGCCcgtacaaaacctgaacatcctccagcgtgttggtggcctctccagtgggcaagtgaaaagcgtgcgtctccggtcgccaccgttctaccaaggccgtgatgagagaccaatcaagctgCATCCGTCCAAGCTCAAAAATCGTATAGAAGCCCGTAGCTTGTAGGCGCGCGACTACGCGGGCATGGAAAGGATGCTCCCCGATGAACTCCCACAAATCGTCAGGTCTCCTGGGGCGGAGAGGCTGCATCGATAGCTGTCCCTCCCATACAAATgaggacctatggtcgccctgcaacactagtagctgatcctcggcaggtccgggatgcgcaggcggaggaaagtccatgtcgtctactataatttaaacaaaattaattgtgtgtgttagcttaataaattaaataattaattatgtttaaaattggactgaataattatgtatgggttccaggctcgatatttgaggcccggtagcaccgagttatccttaattattatgcgtgttaatttcaacatttttagaattgtgtgtgttagcttaataaattaaataattaattatgtttaaaattggactgaataattatgtatgggttccaggctcgatatttgaggcccggtagcaccgctACATTTTagtacgctaaaaggctctatattttattatactaaaaggctctatattttactacactaaaaggctctatattttactacactaaaaggtcaatattacatataaaaacaactaacataaaatacaaatatgaacaacaaacaaaataaataatattattttttttacaatacaaataatttatcaaattttaataattttttgtaccaaagctaataaatcaatctgggtataaataagatacaaatttaaacacaaacataacacaaattaacatagaaacacattaaacaatacaaatatgcatgtactatacgagtttcgacataaacaaaatcgaaatacctttatttaagttttttgaatttgattgaaatcgattttttgcacccgaaagaaagaatccaaagcttgtcttgtATGTGGGACCTACACTCCTTGCTCTTTAAGTGTCGGGTGGggccgaatttttttttttttaagtttgtcGCGGGGTGGGGGAGGGGGGAACCAGCAGAAACGAAATTTTTAAAGGAGGGGGGCGTCGGTTCAgtggtccaaggaagaagaaAAGGGGGTTTATTTTATAAAgttgttcgcagtattatactgcgttttaagtAAAATGTAGTATAATACTGCGAATAGCTTtataaaatgcagtattatactgtgaattacaaaaaaaaattaaattaaaacgcAGTATGGTACTgcgaattaaaaaaaaaaattaaaagtaaaacgcagtaccatactgcattttactttaacGGACTAATTTCCGTTAACGTagttcgcagtatagtactgcattttactcatttatgtaactttttttaagcagtataaaagtaatttttgtccaaaaaaacatcaaaagTGTTTTAGACTCgttaggggggggggggggttgggcggggggggggggggcattaTTTGACCCACGTTGTAATTTAATTTGTTGTTAggaatatattatattatggatgttcatttattactccgttgtaaataagtttcctgaagaagcttatccatacgagactccgccgtaaatatatttatctatttagtactctattggaaataagcctctTGAAAAAGCTTATCACTTTGGTACTCGgatatggataaacattatcccggtagaagattatccataccgggtataataagtttatcctttcgatactgcattatggataaacattacccccgataGGTATAATGAGCTTATTCTTTCAGTCcttcgttatggataaacattacccctagTAAAAGATTATCTATACCAgttacaatgagcttatcctttcagtactccgttatggataa
Proteins encoded:
- the LOC138869381 gene encoding serine/threonine-protein phosphatase 7 long form homolog — translated: MDFPPPAHPGPAEDQLLVLQGDHRSSFVWEGQLSMQPLRPRRPDDLWEFIGEHPFHARVVARLQATGFYTIFELGRMQLDWSLITALVERWRPETHAFHLPTGEATNTLEDVQVLYGLRVDGLAVALPQYIRSMARAQFLDMMMHFTGYRPQGDAGGSRVALSAIRDHMAFLHPDITGETEDLHIERYTRLALLLLFGCVLFPNTSGSKVSMRFLHHLQELDGLL